A genomic region of Raphanus sativus cultivar WK10039 chromosome 6, ASM80110v3, whole genome shotgun sequence contains the following coding sequences:
- the LOC108809923 gene encoding short-chain dehydrogenase reductase 3b, producing the protein MHIIHMHRYLVKLYHSERFNNVWTQAIFSSFIPFPFNGIEKFTFMQYDLLDLYRLEGKVVIITGGASGIGAESVRLFTKHGARVVIVDVQDKLGQELVVSVGEDKASYYHCDVTNETEVENAVKFTVDKHGRLDVLFSNAGVIEPFVSILDLNLDVLDRTISVNLRGAAACIKHVARAMVEKGTRGSIICTTSVAAEIAGTAPHGYTASKHGLLGLIKSASGGLGKYGIRVNGVAPYGVATPLVCNGFKMEPNVVEENTSASANLKGIVLKASHVAEAALFLASDESAYVSGQNLAVDGGYTVVKS; encoded by the exons ATGCATATAATACACATGCATAGATATCTCGTAAAACTCTATCATTCAGAACGCTTCAACAATGTCTGGACGCAGGCAATTTTCTCATCTTTCATACCATTTCCATTTAACGGTATAGAAAAATTTACATTTATGCAATATGATTTGTTGGATCTTTACAGATTGGAGGGCAAAGTCGTAATCATCACCGGCGGAGCAAGCGGGATTGGAGCTGAGTCCGTCAGGTTATTCACGAAACACGGCGCTCGAGTCGTTATAGTTGATGTACAAGACAAGCTGGGTCAAGAACTTGTCGTTTCCGTCGGAGAAGACAAGGCGAGTTACTATCACTGCGATGTCACAAATGAAACAGAAGTAGAAAACGCCGTTAAGTTCACCGTCGACAAACACGGAAGGCTTGATGTTCTGTTTAGTAACGCAGGCGTGATAGAGCCGTTTGTGAGCATTCTCGACCTAAATCTTGACGTGTTAGACAGAACAATCTCTGTTAACCTCCGTGGCGCAGCCGCATGCATCAAACACGTGGCACGCGCCATGGTGGAGAAAGGCACGCGTGGCTCCATTATTTGCACCACCAGCGTCGCCGCAGAGATCGCCGGGACAGCACCACACGG ATATACGGCGTCGAAGCATGGTCTATTAGGGTTGATCAAATCAGCTTCTGGCGGGTTGGGGAAGTACGGGATTAGAGTAAACGGCGTTGCTCCGTATGGGGTGGCCACACCATTAGTTTGCAACGGTTTCAAGATGGAGCCAAACGTGGTTGAGGAAAACACGTCAGCATCGGCGAATCTGAAGGGCATTGTGTTGAAAGCTAGCCATGTGGCTGAGGCTGCTCTGTTTCTAGCGTCGGATGAGTCGGCTTACGTAAGCGGTCAGAACCTGGCTGTTGACGGTGGTTACACGGTGGTTAAGTCGTAG
- the LOC108806511 gene encoding probable protein phosphatase 2C 49: MVAEAEVMFQQSLPAVLDVKLLRASTGVADIDGAVKSPVSSANSSIRLPAASLSADLSTSLSGLRCSESDDDDCSSSVSFYVPVIRSGSYADIGPRRSMEDEHICIDDLSSRVKSLHDLPKPTAFYAVFDGHGGPEAAAYVRKNAIKLFFEDHKFPQTSEVNRIFVEEVKSSLRNSFLQADLSLAEDRTISPSSGTTALAALVFGRHLMVANAGDCRAVLCRNGEAIDMSQDHRPIYLPERRRVESCGGFVEDGYLNGILSVTRALGDWDMKLPRGSHSPLIAEPEIKQIRLTEEDEFLIMGCDGIWDVLTSQEAVSIVRRGLRRHDDPMRSARELALEALRLNTFDNLTVVVVCFLPAVAVPTVERQRCCSLTADAFQSLRALLDG; the protein is encoded by the exons ATGGTGGCTGAAGCAGAGGTTATGTTCCAACAGAGTTTACCGGCGGTTTTAGATGTCAAACTGTTAAGAGCATCAACCGGCGTTGCAGATATAGACGGCGCCGTTAAATCACCAGTTTCTTCGGCGAACTCGAGCATCCGTCTCCCGGCGGCGTCGCTCTCCGCCGACTTATCGACTTCTCTTTCG GGTTTAAGATGTTCTGAATCGGATGATGATGATTGCAGTTCTAGTGTCTCTTTCTATGTACCGGTTATCCGCTCTGGTAGCTATGCTGATATTGGACCAAGGAGATCCATGGAAGACGAACACATTTGCATTGACGACCTATCTTCTCGTGTTAAGTCTCTTCATGACTTGCCAAAGCCCACTGCTTTCTATGCG gTTTTTGATGGTCATGGAGGACCAGAAGCAGCAGCTTACGTAAGAAAAAACGCAATTAAGCTATTCTTCGAAGACCATAAGTTTCCACAAACATCGGAAGTGAACAGAATCTTTGTAGAAGAAGTCAAGAGCTCTTTGAGGAACTCGTTTCTTCAAGCCGATCTTTCTTTAGCAGAGGACCGTACCATCTCCCCTTCTTCTGGTACAACGGCTCTTGCTGCCCTTGTTTTTGGAAGACACTTAATGGTGGCAAATGCAGGGGATTGCAGAGCTGTTCTCTGTAGGAACGGTGAAGCCATAGACATGTCTCAAGACCACAGACCAATCTACTTACCCGAGAGAAGAAGAGTGGAATCATGCGGCGGCTTCGTTGAAGACGGTTACTTAAACGGCATTCTATCAGTCACACGAGCTCTTGGCGACTGGGACATGAAACTACCGCGAGGCTCACATTCTCCTCTCATAGCAGAGCCGGAGATCAAACAGATACGTTTGACAGAGGAAGACGAGTTTCTGATAATGGGATGCGACGGGATATGGGATGTGTTGACGAGTCAAGAAGCCGTTAGTATCGTCAGGCGTGGATTACGCCGTCACGATGATCCGATGAGAAGTGCCAGAGAGCTTGCTTTGGAGGCTTTGAGGCTTAACACGTTTGATAACCTAACTGTGGTTGTTGTTTGTTTCTTGCCGGCGGTGGCGGTTCCTACGGTGGAGAGGCAACGGTGTTGTAGTTTGACGGCAGATGCTTTTCAGAGCTTGAGGGCCTTATTGGACGGCTGA